GAAGGGGTACAAACTAAAGCGACTCTGGCTTCGGCACTTAAGCACGCCTTTACCAAACTGAATCTTGTAGTAGGAAAAAGAAAAAATTATTAGGCGAATAAAGTCTTTGGACAATGGATAGAATTCCAATATTAAAAATGGGTGACTTCCTCCTGGTGACCATACAGGTGGATATGTATGACAGGCTGGCACTTAACCTGGAAAATGATTTGATTCAAATGGTAAACAAGCATGAGGCAAAAGGTGTTCTTATAGATATATCAGCCGTATCCATTGTAGATTCATTTATGGGAAGGATTATCGGGAATATTGCTACCATGTCCAAAATACTGGATGCCGAAACTGTTGTAGTAGGTATGCAACCCGCAGTGGCCATTACGCTTGTAGAGCTTGGCTTACCACTTTCTGGTGTACATACAGCACTAAATGTAGAAAAAGGTATGCAACTTCTACAAGACAGAATTAATAGCAGTGATTTTCACATAGATGATGCGGAAGCTGATTGGGATGATGATGATGATCAGCTTGAATAAGGATATCATACAAATACAATCTGAGCAGGATGTGGTGCTGTTTCGGCACCGCTTGCGTGAGCATGCTCAAAAGATAAGCATGAGCGTAGTTAACCAGACTAAGCTCATTACAGCCTCCAGCGAACTGGTCAGGAATATCCTGGCCTATGCCGGGCAGGGCAAAGCTACCATAGAGGTAGTATCTGAAAGCTTAAAAACTGGTGTAAAAGTAATATTTGAAGACTCCGGGCCCGGTATCGCAGATATCAGTAAAGCCATGCAGGATGGCTACTCTACAGGCAAAAGCCTGGGTTTAGGCCTGCCAGGAGCAAAACGTCTGGTTAATTATTTTGATATACAGTCAAAGGTAGGGCATGGCACAAAGATTACCATCATACGATGGAAGAGGTAATTCAGAAGCGTATAAAAACTATAGAATAGAAGACCGCAGCTTTTTTGCTATAATAAAAAGAGAGATTTCACCAGAGGCCGAAAAATTAGGCTTCTCTGCTCAGAAAATCGCCAAGATTCATATTGTAGTTAATGAGCTGGTGACTAACCTTCTCAAATTTGGAGAAAAAAATAGAGAATTGCTCTGGAAAACTATCTACTATAATGGACAGGCCGGAATAGAAATATTAACTTTAGACAAAGGGCCGGGAATTAGAAGTATATCTCAGGCTATGGAAGATGGTTTTTCTACTTCAGGTACAGCGGGCGAAGGGCTCGGTGCTATAAAAAGGCAATCCGACTATTTTGATATCTATTCTCAAAGTGGGCAGGGCACCGTAGTGCTG
This window of the Porifericola rhodea genome carries:
- a CDS encoding STAS domain-containing protein; protein product: MDRIPILKMGDFLLVTIQVDMYDRLALNLENDLIQMVNKHEAKGVLIDISAVSIVDSFMGRIIGNIATMSKILDAETVVVGMQPAVAITLVELGLPLSGVHTALNVEKGMQLLQDRINSSDFHIDDAEADWDDDDDQLE
- a CDS encoding anti-sigma regulatory factor produces the protein MMRKLIGMMMMISLNKDIIQIQSEQDVVLFRHRLREHAQKISMSVVNQTKLITASSELVRNILAYAGQGKATIEVVSESLKTGVKVIFEDSGPGIADISKAMQDGYSTGKSLGLGLPGAKRLVNYFDIQSKVGHGTKITIIRWKR